The following are from one region of the Phyllostomus discolor isolate MPI-MPIP mPhyDis1 chromosome 9, mPhyDis1.pri.v3, whole genome shotgun sequence genome:
- the MCM2 gene encoding LOW QUALITY PROTEIN: DNA replication licensing factor MCM2 (The sequence of the model RefSeq protein was modified relative to this genomic sequence to represent the inferred CDS: deleted 1 base in 1 codon), with translation MAESSESFTMASSPAHPRQSNDPLTSSPGRSSRRADALTSSPGRDLPPFEDESEGLLGTEGPLEEEDGEELIGDGMERDYRAIPEIDTYEADGLALDDEDIEELTASQRAAAERAMRQRDREAGRGLGRMRRGLLYDSDEEDEDHPARKRRQVERATEDGEEDEEMIESIENLEDLKGHSVREWVSMAGPRLEIHHRFKNFLRTHVDSHGHNVFKERISDMCKENRESLVVNYEDLAAREHVLAYFLPEAPAEMLQIFNEAALEVVLAMYPKYDRITSRIHVRISHLPLVEELRSLRQLHLNQLIRTSGVVTSCTGVLPQLSMVKYNCNKCSFVLGPFCQSQNQEVKPGSCPECQSAGPFEVNMEETIYQNYQRIRIQESPGKVAAGRLPRSKDAILLADLVDSCKPGDEIELTGIYHNNYDGSLNTVNGFPVFATVILANHIAKKDNKVAMGELTDEDVKMITSLSKDQQIGEKIFASIAPSIYGHEDIKRGLALALFGGEPKNPGGKHKVRGDINVLLCGDPGTAKSQFLKYVEKVSSRAIFTTGQGASAVGLTAYVQRHPVSREWTLEAGALVLADRGVCLIDEFDKMNDQDRTSIHEAMEQQSISISKAGIVTSLQARCTVIAAANPIGGRYDPSLTFSENVDLTEPIISRFDILCVVRDTVDPVQDEMLARFVVSSHVRHHPSNKEEERLGSAPEPTMPNVYGVEPLPQEVLKKYIIYAKEKVHPKLNQMDQDKVAKMYSDLRKESMATGSIPITVRHIESMIRMAEAHARIHLRDYVIEDDVNMAIRVMLESFIDTQKFSVMRSMRKTFAATLSFRRDNNELLLFILKQLVAEQVTYQRNRFGAQQDTIEVPEKDLVDKARQINIHNLSAFYDSELFRMNKFSRDLKLKMILQQF, from the exons ATGGCG GAATCATCTGAGTCCTTCACCatggcctccagccctgcccaccctcgGCAAAGCAATGATCCTCTCACCTCCAGCCCTGGGCGAAGCTCCCGGAGGGCAGATGCCCTAACCTCCAGCCCTGGCCGTGACCTTCCTCCATTTGAGGATGAGTCTGAGGGACTGCTAGGCACAGAGgggcccctggaggaggaggatggagaggaACTTATTGGAGATGGCATGGAGAG GGACTATCGTGCCATCCCAGAGATAGACACCTATGAGGCTGATGGACTGGCATTGGATGATGAAGATATAGAGGAGCTGACAGCCAGTCAGAGGGCGGCAGCAGAGCGGGCCATGCGGCAGCGTGATCGTGAGGCTGGCCGGGGCCTGGGTCGCATGCGACGTGGGCTTTTGTATG ACAGCGATGAGGAGGATGAGGATCACCCTGCTCGGAAGCGCCGCCAAGTGGAACGGGCCACAGAGGATGGCGAGGAGGATGAGGAGATGATAGAGAGCATTGAGAACCTAGAGGACCTTAAGGGCCACTCTGTGCGTGAGTGGGTAAGCATGGCAGGCCCCCGACTGGAGATCCACCACCGCTTCAAGAATTTCCTGCGTACCCATGTGGACAGCCATGGCCACAATGTCTTCAAGGAGCGAATCAGTGACATGTGCAAAG aGAATCGTGAGAGCCTGGTGGTAAACTATGAggacctggcagccagggagcaTGTCCTGGCATACTTCCTGCCAGAAGCACCAGCAGAAATGCTTCAGATCTTCAATGAGGCTGCTTTGGAGGTCGTGCTGGCCATGTACCCTAAGTACGACCGTATCACCAGCCGCATACACGTGCGCATCTCCCACCTGCCTCTGGTGGAGGAGCTGCGCTCACTGAG GCAGCTGCACCTGAACCAGCTGATCCGTACGAGTGGGGTAGTGACCAGCTGCACAGGTGTCCTGCCCCAACTCAGCATGGTCAAGTACAACTGCAACAAGTGCAGCTTCGTGCTGGGGCCTTTCTGTCAGTCACAGAACCAAGAGGTGAAGCCTGGCTCCTGCCCTGAGTGCCAGTCAGCTGGCCCCTTTGAAGTCAACATGGAAGAG ACCATCTATCAGAACTACCAGCGCATCCGCATTCAAGAGAGTCCTGGCAAAGTGGCGGCTGGCCGCCTGCCCCGCTCCAAGGACGCTATTCTTCTTGCTGATTTGGTGGACAGCTGCAAGCCAGGAGACGAGATA gAGCTGACTGGTATCTACCACAACAACTACGATGGTTCCCTCAACACTGTCAATGGCTTCCCTGTCTTTGCCACAGTCATCTTAGCAAACCACATTGCCAAGAAGGACAACAAGGTTGCCATGGGGGAACTGACTGACGAAGATGTAAAGATGATCACCAGCCTCTCCAAGGACCAGCAGATCGGAGAGAAG ATCTTTGCCAGTATTGCTCCCTCCATCTACGGGCATGAAGACATCAAGAGAGGCCTAGCACTTGCGCTTTTTGGAGGGGAGCCCAAAAACCCAG GGGGCAAGCACAAGGTGAGAGGAGATATCAATGTGCTCTTGTGTGGAGATCCTGGCACAGCCAAGTCTCAGTTCCTCAAATATGTTGAGAAAGTGTCTAGCCGCGCCATCTTCACCACTGGCCAGGGGGCTTCAGCTGTGGGCCTCACAGCATATGTCCAGCGGCACCCTGTCAGCCGGGAGTGGACCTTAGAAGCTGGAGCCTTGGTTCTAGCTGACCGAGGAGTATGTCTCATTGATGAATTTGATAAG ATGAATGACCAGGACAGAACCAGCATCCATGAAGCCATGGAACAACAAAGTATCTCCATCTCGAAGGCTGGTATCGTCACCTCCCTGCAGGCTCGCTGCACTGTCATTGCTGCTGCCAATCCCATAG GGGGCCGCTATGACCCCTCACTGACCTTCTCAGAAAACGTGGACCTCACAGAGCCCATCATTTCCCGCTTCGACATCCTATGTGTGGTGAGGGACACAGTGGACCCAGTCCAGGATGAGATGCTGGCCCGTTTTGTGGTTAGCAGCCATGTTAGACACCACCCTAGCAACAAGGAAGAGGAGAGGCTGGGCAGTGCCCCAGAGCCCACCATGCCCAACGTGTATGGCGTGGAGCCCCTGCCACAGGAAGTCCTGAAGAAGTATATCATCTATGCCAAGGAGAAGGTCCACCCAAAGCTCAATCAGATGGACCAGGACAAGGTGGCCAAGATGTACAGTGACCTGAGGAAAGAATCCATG GCAACAGGCAGCATCCCCATCACAGTGCGGCACATCGAGTCCATGATCCGCATGGCAGAGGCCCATGCACGCATCCACCTGCGGGACTATGTGATAGAGGACGATGTCAACATGGCTATCCGTGTGATGCTGGAGAGCTTTATCGACACACAGAAGTTCAGTGTCATGCGCAGCATGCGGAAG ACATTTGCCGCTACCCTTTCATTCCGGCGTGATAACAATGAGCTGTTACTCTTCATACTGAAGCAGTTAGTGGCAGAGCAAGTGACTTACCAACGCAACCGCTTT GGGGCCCAGCAGGATACTATTGAAGTGCCTGAGAAGGATTTGGTGGACAAG GCCCGTCAAATCAACATCCACAACCTCTCTGCCTTTTATGACAGTGAGCTCTTTCGGATGAACAAGTTTAGCCGTGATCTGAAGCTGAAGATGATCCTCCAGCAGTTCTGA